The following coding sequences lie in one Allochromatium vinosum DSM 180 genomic window:
- a CDS encoding phenylacetate--CoA ligase family protein, protein MLKELWNDAEGGFHPASAPDFLPQTALKEVQLRRLRAVVARAYANVQLFRERMDERGLTPESIRSLQDIRHLPFTVKTDLRDTYPFGLFASPMSDVVRLHASSGTTGKPIVVAYTREDVEVWSEVMARTFASCGLHRGDILQNAFGYGLFTGGLGAHYGGEALGATVIPISGGNTDRQIMLIRDFNVTALCCTPSYFTHMVERARELGIDLRDLPLRVGIFGAEPWTDGMRHHIEAEAGIKAYDIYGLSEIIGPGVAAECSAQDGLHVFEDHFYPEIIDPDTGEPLPDGAEGELVITTLSKKAMPMIRYRTRDITSLITEPCSCGRTIRRMRRIGRRSDDMFIIRGVNVFPSQVEAALMAVEGTLPHYQIILTRKGGMDRMAVEVEVTPEVFSDSIRGLEDIRTRLAQSIERILGIRVELRLVEPHTLARSEGKAKRVIDRRNEG, encoded by the coding sequence ATGCTGAAAGAGCTTTGGAACGACGCCGAGGGCGGCTTCCATCCCGCGAGCGCCCCCGATTTCCTGCCCCAGACGGCGCTCAAGGAAGTCCAGCTACGCCGGTTGCGCGCCGTGGTCGCGCGCGCCTATGCCAACGTCCAGCTCTTTCGCGAGCGTATGGACGAACGCGGACTGACGCCCGAGTCGATCCGGTCGCTCCAGGACATCCGTCATCTGCCGTTCACGGTCAAGACCGACCTGCGCGATACCTACCCCTTCGGACTCTTCGCCAGCCCCATGAGCGACGTGGTGCGGCTCCATGCCTCATCCGGCACAACGGGCAAGCCGATCGTGGTCGCCTACACGCGCGAGGACGTCGAGGTCTGGTCCGAGGTCATGGCGCGCACCTTCGCCTCCTGCGGTCTGCATCGCGGCGACATCCTGCAGAACGCCTTCGGCTACGGACTCTTCACCGGCGGACTGGGCGCGCACTATGGCGGCGAGGCGCTGGGCGCGACCGTGATCCCGATCTCGGGCGGCAACACCGACCGCCAGATCATGCTCATCCGCGACTTCAACGTCACGGCACTCTGCTGTACCCCGAGCTACTTCACGCACATGGTCGAGCGCGCGCGCGAACTCGGCATCGATCTGCGCGATCTGCCGCTGCGCGTCGGCATCTTCGGCGCCGAGCCCTGGACCGATGGGATGCGCCATCACATCGAGGCCGAGGCGGGCATCAAGGCGTATGACATCTATGGTCTGTCCGAGATCATCGGCCCCGGCGTGGCCGCCGAATGCTCGGCCCAGGACGGACTGCACGTCTTCGAGGATCATTTCTATCCCGAGATCATCGACCCGGATACCGGCGAGCCGCTGCCCGACGGAGCGGAAGGCGAGCTGGTCATCACCACCCTGAGCAAGAAAGCGATGCCGATGATCCGCTATCGCACGCGCGACATCACCTCGCTCATCACCGAACCCTGTTCGTGCGGACGCACCATCCGCCGGATGCGGCGCATCGGGCGGCGCTCCGACGACATGTTCATCATCCGCGGCGTCAACGTCTTCCCGTCGCAGGTCGAGGCCGCGCTCATGGCCGTCGAGGGCACGCTGCCGCACTATCAGATCATCCTCACCCGCAAGGGCGGCATGGATCGCATGGCCGTCGAGGTCGAGGTCACGCCCGAGGTCTTCAGCGACAGCATCCGTGGACTGGAAGACATCCGCACCCGTCTGGCCCAGTCGATCGAGCGGATTCTCGGCATCCGGGTCGAACTGCGTCTGGTCGAGCCGCACACCCTCGCGCGCAGCGAGGGCAAGGCCAAGCGCGTGATCGATCGGCGCAACGAAGGTTGA
- the bchJ gene encoding bacteriochlorophyll 4-vinyl reductase produces MSQTDNHGRIGPNAIIRVFEALNEQRGRTVAEAVFQRAGLGGYLDALPEAMVPEEEVIALQQALRDELGIAEAREIARDAGRRTGDYLLARRIPRPAQALLKILPAKLASRTLLKAISGNAWTFVGTGHFAVTSESPPRIEITHSPLCRGTMADEPLCDFYAGTFERLFRVLVHPDTVFTETACQAMGDPSCLFEGRWS; encoded by the coding sequence GTGAGTCAAACAGACAATCATGGCCGTATCGGCCCCAATGCCATCATCCGCGTCTTCGAGGCGCTGAACGAACAGCGCGGGCGCACGGTCGCCGAGGCGGTGTTCCAGCGGGCCGGCCTGGGCGGCTATCTCGATGCGCTCCCCGAGGCCATGGTGCCGGAGGAAGAGGTCATCGCGCTGCAACAGGCGTTGCGCGATGAACTCGGGATCGCCGAGGCGCGTGAGATCGCGCGCGATGCCGGGCGGCGGACCGGCGACTATCTGCTCGCGCGGCGCATTCCGCGTCCGGCTCAGGCGCTGCTCAAGATCCTGCCGGCGAAGTTGGCCAGTCGCACCCTGCTCAAGGCGATCTCGGGCAATGCCTGGACCTTCGTCGGGACCGGGCATTTCGCCGTCACGTCCGAGAGTCCGCCACGGATCGAGATCACGCATTCGCCGCTCTGTCGCGGGACCATGGCCGATGAGCCGCTGTGCGACTTCTATGCCGGCACCTTCGAGCGGTTGTTCCGGGTGCTGGTGCATCCGGATACCGTCTTCACCGAGACCGCCTGTCAGGCCATGGGCGATCCAAGCTGCCTGTTCGAGGGGCGCTGGTCATAG
- a CDS encoding DUF4412 domain-containing protein has protein sequence MKHPVLRSARFVSLGLTALLASALCSSIALAEEDGVFIETVNRSSGLTGEAPTEEVSQTFVAHGKMKVASADPNGTDMILDPATGEMTFMNHGVKEFYKINAKSMMEGLSKPGMDQMRAMMEQTKVTVEPTDETREINGWNCRKYRVAKTGMMEIEQEIWATEDVDLDLDRYTDLMSLSGPDGLLGDSEAGRAQRAEMEKIKGYPILTKSKMQLMGTNMESETEVRVIRREPMAASLFEVPADYKEREMNMPGAPSAHGAPAGHP, from the coding sequence ATGAAGCATCCTGTCCTGCGTTCAGCCCGATTCGTCTCGCTCGGCCTGACGGCGCTCCTGGCGAGTGCCCTGTGTTCATCCATCGCCCTGGCCGAGGAGGACGGCGTCTTCATCGAAACGGTGAATCGCAGTTCGGGACTGACCGGCGAGGCGCCGACCGAGGAAGTCAGCCAAACCTTCGTCGCTCACGGCAAGATGAAGGTCGCGAGCGCCGACCCGAACGGAACCGACATGATCCTCGATCCGGCCACGGGTGAGATGACCTTCATGAATCACGGCGTCAAGGAGTTCTACAAGATCAACGCCAAAAGCATGATGGAAGGGCTGTCCAAGCCGGGTATGGATCAGATGCGCGCCATGATGGAGCAGACCAAGGTCACGGTCGAACCGACCGACGAGACGCGCGAGATCAACGGCTGGAACTGCCGCAAGTATCGCGTGGCCAAGACCGGCATGATGGAGATCGAGCAGGAGATCTGGGCCACCGAGGACGTGGATCTGGACCTGGATCGTTACACCGATCTGATGAGCCTGTCCGGCCCCGATGGTCTGCTAGGTGATTCCGAGGCCGGACGCGCGCAACGCGCCGAGATGGAGAAGATCAAGGGCTATCCGATCCTGACCAAGTCCAAGATGCAGCTCATGGGCACCAACATGGAGAGCGAGACCGAGGTGCGCGTCATCCGCCGCGAGCCGATGGCGGCCAGCCTGTTCGAGGTGCCGGCCGATTACAAGGAACGTGAGATGAACATGCCGGGCGCGCCGAGTGCGCATGGTGCGCCGGCCGGGCATCCCTGA
- a CDS encoding thiamine pyrophosphate-dependent enzyme, translated as MTVERLLLSGDDAVALAALHAGVRLGTGYPGTPSTEILETFDQLGGRAQWSPNEKVALEVGIGSAFAGARTIVTMKHVGLNVAADALFTAAYTDVEGGLLVISADDPGMASSQNEQDNRHYARAAALPMLEPSDSQQAYDFTWLGLELSERWKIPVILRLTTRICHAKTVVRPRPALQTLPEPSFKRDVPARVMIPAYAKPAHLRLRQKLAEIAAWNEAEGPFEIHEGDATLGIIATGIGAMHAREAAPGASHLSFGLTYPLPIERLRAFADRVERLVVIEEGDPVLVDALRAVGLPAEGKPEMYRFGELNVERVRRILANDTSPEAVPPKGKPPELCPGCSHRGVFETLRDLDCIVSGDIGCYTLGVLPPFSAMDTCVCMGASIGVGLGLRHVLPEEQARRVVSVIGDSTFVHSGLTGLAEMVYNPPPTGHLVLILDNGTTAMTGQQEHPGTGRLLDHSATNLLNFEETARAMGVQNVHVIDTTSLKDDSLRDLITDLLARNETSLIVTRQPCVLAAPKIRLYEKANAEQRAATCSADLVD; from the coding sequence ATGACTGTAGAACGACTTCTATTGAGTGGCGACGATGCCGTCGCGCTGGCGGCGCTGCACGCCGGAGTCCGGCTGGGGACGGGATATCCCGGTACACCCTCGACCGAGATCCTCGAGACCTTCGATCAGCTCGGCGGTCGCGCGCAATGGTCGCCGAACGAGAAGGTTGCGCTCGAGGTCGGCATCGGCAGTGCCTTCGCCGGTGCGCGCACCATCGTCACCATGAAGCACGTCGGGCTGAACGTGGCCGCCGATGCGCTGTTCACCGCGGCCTATACCGATGTCGAGGGCGGTCTGCTGGTGATCTCGGCCGACGATCCCGGCATGGCCTCCAGCCAGAACGAGCAGGACAACCGCCACTATGCGCGCGCCGCGGCGTTACCGATGCTGGAGCCGAGCGATTCGCAGCAGGCCTATGATTTCACCTGGCTGGGACTGGAACTCTCGGAGCGCTGGAAGATCCCGGTCATCCTGCGCCTGACCACGCGCATCTGTCACGCCAAGACCGTGGTGCGTCCGCGCCCGGCGCTCCAGACCCTGCCCGAGCCGAGTTTCAAGCGCGACGTGCCGGCACGGGTCATGATCCCGGCCTATGCCAAGCCGGCGCATCTGCGTCTGCGCCAGAAGCTCGCCGAGATCGCGGCCTGGAACGAGGCCGAGGGACCGTTCGAGATCCACGAAGGCGACGCCACGCTCGGCATCATCGCCACCGGCATCGGCGCCATGCACGCGCGCGAGGCCGCACCTGGGGCCAGTCATCTGAGCTTCGGCCTGACCTATCCGCTGCCGATCGAGCGCCTCCGCGCCTTCGCCGACCGGGTCGAGCGTCTGGTCGTGATCGAGGAAGGCGACCCGGTGCTGGTCGACGCCCTGCGTGCCGTCGGTCTGCCCGCCGAGGGCAAGCCCGAGATGTATCGCTTCGGCGAACTCAACGTCGAGCGCGTACGCCGCATCCTGGCCAACGACACCAGCCCCGAGGCCGTGCCGCCCAAGGGCAAGCCGCCCGAACTCTGCCCCGGCTGCTCGCATCGCGGCGTCTTCGAGACCCTGCGCGATCTCGACTGCATCGTCTCCGGCGACATCGGCTGCTACACCCTCGGCGTGCTGCCGCCCTTCTCGGCCATGGACACCTGTGTCTGCATGGGCGCGAGCATCGGCGTCGGTCTGGGTCTGCGGCATGTGCTGCCCGAGGAGCAGGCGCGGCGCGTGGTCAGCGTCATAGGCGACTCGACCTTCGTGCACTCCGGTCTCACCGGCCTCGCCGAGATGGTCTACAACCCGCCGCCGACCGGCCATCTGGTGCTCATCCTCGACAACGGCACCACGGCCATGACCGGCCAGCAGGAGCATCCGGGCACCGGGCGTCTGCTCGACCACTCGGCCACCAATCTGCTCAACTTCGAGGAGACGGCACGGGCCATGGGCGTACAGAACGTCCATGTCATCGACACCACCTCGCTCAAGGACGACTCGCTGCGCGATCTCATCACGGATCTGCTGGCGCGTAACGAGACCTCGCTGATCGTCACCCGTCAGCCCTGTGTGCTCGCGGCGCCCAAGATCCGGCTCTACGAGAAGGCCAACGCCGAACAACGGGCCGCCACCTGCTCGGCGGATCTGGTCGATTGA
- a CDS encoding AMP-binding protein: protein MNDPGLVLITDGDRLEADAFAHQVAERAVAFMECGLRPGQVVMAPDSPALDLTLTMLALGRIGAGLFPYRSGLDPTERLALAKLAGVEWLWNPDSTGLVPLSDATQTTHVSPESRAALLIKTSGSSGHPQIVMHGYAGLRASASRVNARLGVTAESTWLCCLRLSHIGGAAILYRAARAGARLRLHDGFDAPTVRRELEAHGVTHVSLVPPMLARLLDLGGRAPPSLRVVLVGGQALSRPLAERALAAGWPIRLTYGMTETGSQIATSGPLAVDDGELDTSLVGTLLPDVDVEAPGCDASPERLRIRGPMLMLGYANPERRPGQGLEEGGWFAPADLGCLTDTEQLRILGRTDDRRVIGGTNVSLTKVAQVVQEAPGVSEVQIVAGLDPVWGHRLTAVYAGTRDETELADWCQSHLSGPECPRAFLRLEWLPLLDSGKYDRARIAALVQSSGC from the coding sequence TTGAACGATCCGGGGCTGGTGCTCATCACCGATGGGGACCGGCTCGAGGCGGATGCGTTTGCGCATCAGGTCGCTGAGCGTGCCGTTGCGTTCATGGAGTGCGGCCTGAGACCCGGACAGGTCGTGATGGCGCCCGACTCGCCTGCCCTCGATCTGACCCTGACGATGCTCGCGCTCGGCCGGATCGGTGCCGGGCTCTTTCCCTATCGTTCTGGCCTCGACCCGACCGAGCGTCTGGCGCTGGCGAAGCTGGCTGGGGTCGAATGGCTGTGGAATCCTGATTCGACCGGCTTGGTCCCGCTCTCGGACGCGACCCAAACCACACACGTCTCACCCGAATCACGCGCCGCGCTCCTGATCAAGACCAGCGGCAGCAGCGGTCATCCCCAGATCGTCATGCACGGCTACGCCGGACTGCGGGCCTCGGCCAGTCGCGTCAATGCGCGGCTCGGCGTCACGGCCGAGTCGACCTGGCTCTGTTGTCTGCGGCTCAGTCATATCGGCGGCGCGGCCATTCTCTATCGCGCGGCGCGCGCGGGCGCGCGTCTGCGGCTGCATGATGGCTTCGATGCGCCGACCGTGCGGCGCGAGCTGGAGGCGCATGGTGTGACCCATGTCTCGCTCGTTCCGCCCATGCTCGCACGTCTGCTGGATCTGGGGGGGCGGGCGCCGCCGAGTCTGCGCGTGGTGCTGGTCGGCGGACAGGCTCTGAGCCGTCCGCTGGCCGAACGCGCGCTGGCGGCCGGCTGGCCGATCCGGCTCACCTATGGCATGACCGAGACCGGGTCGCAGATCGCTACCAGTGGACCGCTCGCGGTGGATGATGGCGAGCTGGATACCAGCCTCGTCGGTACGCTCCTGCCCGATGTCGACGTCGAGGCGCCGGGGTGTGACGCATCGCCCGAACGTCTGCGCATCCGTGGACCCATGCTGATGCTCGGCTACGCCAATCCTGAACGTCGGCCAGGGCAGGGACTGGAGGAGGGGGGCTGGTTCGCGCCGGCCGATCTCGGCTGTCTGACTGATACGGAGCAGTTGCGGATATTGGGACGCACCGACGATAGGCGGGTGATCGGCGGAACGAATGTGTCACTGACCAAGGTCGCCCAAGTCGTGCAGGAGGCGCCTGGCGTGAGCGAGGTGCAGATCGTCGCCGGCCTGGACCCCGTTTGGGGGCATCGATTGACGGCGGTCTATGCCGGCACACGTGATGAGACCGAATTGGCCGACTGGTGCCAAAGCCATCTGAGCGGCCCCGAGTGTCCGCGCGCTTTTCTCAGACTGGAGTGGCTGCCGCTGCTCGATTCAGGCAAATACGACCGCGCCCGAATTGCGGCCTTGGTTCAGTCGTCTGGTTGTTGA
- a CDS encoding ACT domain-containing protein produces MKLQQLSLFLENRPGRLEAPLSAIAAEGINILTLSLADTAQFGILRLIVRDWEKAKRVLEQAGWVVNLTEVVAVDVLDRPGGLAEALRILEDADLNIEYMYAFSLRRGDKAILIFRFEDPDRAIQVLTDKGLHVVDGEELMSFVP; encoded by the coding sequence ATGAAACTGCAACAACTCTCGCTCTTCCTGGAAAACCGTCCCGGACGGCTGGAAGCCCCACTGTCGGCCATCGCCGCCGAGGGCATCAACATCCTCACCCTGTCGCTGGCCGATACGGCCCAGTTCGGCATCCTGCGTCTGATCGTGCGCGACTGGGAGAAGGCCAAGCGCGTGCTGGAACAGGCCGGCTGGGTGGTGAACCTGACCGAGGTGGTCGCCGTCGACGTGCTCGACCGTCCGGGCGGTCTGGCCGAGGCGCTGCGCATCCTGGAAGACGCCGACCTCAACATCGAATACATGTACGCCTTCTCGCTGCGCCGCGGCGACAAGGCCATTCTCATCTTCCGCTTCGAGGATCCGGATCGCGCGATCCAGGTGCTGACCGACAAGGGTCTGCACGTGGTCGATGGCGAGGAGTTGATGTCCTTCGTGCCATGA
- a CDS encoding TerD family protein, translating into MRDEIMGLELQQGANAPLVQNRILVGIGWDAGVSWDIDACAFLIGSTGQVRHDQDFVFYNQAETPCGSLILESEPDDDQRRFRAFLDRVPEDVTKIIFTVTLATEPDVEGCPHCGLLDQLYIRLTDLAGEDELIRFDLKPAGRERALMLGDLYRHQGTWKFRAVGQGYNGGLDTLATALGVNLQSSTAEETEASEDDRNNPPVTLSRRRSPKQVRAEKAEALQKALRRFLPQIRAAVDNQLNESNTRMILDKILMDVLGYSMDEIKAEQKVQGRKADYVLAVGDQDLIVGESKRAGLTLRDKHVFQSTSYGAYSGIRWALLTNLATWRVYHIATHDMVTANLVFSVDLLPDVSLEDCERLLLISRFGMTRKGMLEKHWNEVSALTRESLIRALLTEDVINKIRLVIKRDTGCSFDNEVIQQVVEDTLIHP; encoded by the coding sequence TTGAGGGATGAGATCATGGGGCTGGAGTTGCAACAGGGGGCCAATGCGCCGCTGGTTCAAAACCGTATCCTCGTCGGTATCGGGTGGGATGCCGGGGTGTCCTGGGACATCGACGCCTGTGCGTTTCTGATCGGTTCGACAGGCCAGGTACGACACGATCAGGACTTCGTCTTCTACAACCAGGCCGAAACACCGTGCGGCTCGCTCATTCTGGAGAGCGAGCCAGACGACGACCAGCGCCGTTTCCGCGCCTTTTTGGATCGTGTCCCCGAAGATGTCACCAAGATCATCTTCACCGTCACCCTGGCGACTGAACCCGATGTCGAAGGCTGCCCTCATTGCGGGTTGCTCGACCAACTCTACATTCGTCTCACGGATCTGGCCGGCGAAGACGAATTGATTCGCTTCGATCTCAAGCCTGCCGGACGGGAACGCGCCTTGATGCTTGGTGATCTCTACCGCCACCAGGGAACCTGGAAGTTCCGTGCCGTGGGGCAGGGGTACAACGGTGGACTCGACACCCTGGCCACAGCACTTGGCGTCAACCTCCAGTCGTCGACGGCCGAGGAAACTGAAGCCTCCGAAGACGACAGGAACAATCCACCCGTCACCCTCAGTCGCCGTCGCTCACCCAAGCAGGTGCGCGCTGAAAAGGCCGAAGCCCTGCAGAAGGCGTTGCGCCGCTTCCTGCCGCAAATCCGGGCCGCCGTCGACAATCAGCTCAACGAGAGCAATACCCGCATGATCCTCGACAAGATCCTGATGGACGTGCTCGGGTATTCAATGGACGAGATCAAGGCCGAGCAGAAGGTTCAGGGGCGCAAGGCCGACTATGTGCTGGCTGTCGGTGATCAGGATCTCATCGTCGGCGAGAGTAAGCGTGCAGGACTCACTTTGCGCGACAAGCATGTCTTCCAGTCCACCTCCTACGGTGCCTATTCCGGCATCCGCTGGGCACTGCTGACCAATCTCGCCACCTGGCGCGTCTACCATATCGCTACGCATGACATGGTCACGGCCAATCTGGTCTTCTCGGTTGACCTGCTGCCTGATGTCAGTCTGGAGGACTGCGAACGCCTGTTGTTGATCTCGCGCTTTGGGATGACGCGCAAGGGGATGCTGGAGAAACACTGGAACGAGGTCAGCGCCCTGACACGCGAAAGCCTCATCCGTGCCCTCCTGACCGAGGACGTCATCAACAAGATCCGCCTCGTCATCAAGCGTGACACCGGATGCAGCTTCGACAACGAGGTCATCCAGCAGGTCGTGGAAGACACACTGATTCATCCATGA
- the hemN gene encoding oxygen-independent coproporphyrinogen III oxidase: MEFLERHDLAAPGCPMSSLGSAGDKPFTQTQYLDVLDTLRQAPDGNLALYIHVPFCHVRCLYCACDTTVTHSLEKVDQYLDALEREMDMVTERIGRRRPIQQLHVGGGTPNHLNEPQLARLMEIVESHFELAPESCASIECNPRRASVGQLELIHGLGFERISFGVQDLNLDVQRAIGRVQSLNMVRDVFLTARQTGFESINLDLVYGLPFQTPRGFQATLDQVLDLGPDRVACFSYAHDPARRPHQHAINTAHLPTPAEKLALFHRAVRTFTEAGYRWVGLDLFVLEDDELYEAQVDGRLYRNSLGYTTSADRQVLAFGPSGTAELADALIRNESDLRVWQMRLNNGQFPVAWGRRLDEADRRRRQALLHLMCNLQLPASSAADLDHEYEQLCRKAEQGLVEISEEGIRVTPQGRYILHGLCSDQDDLIDCSSSQWRFRMSS; encoded by the coding sequence TTGGAATTCCTCGAACGGCACGACCTCGCGGCGCCTGGTTGTCCGATGTCCTCCCTGGGGTCGGCCGGGGACAAGCCTTTCACACAGACGCAGTATCTGGACGTCCTGGACACACTTCGTCAGGCACCTGATGGTAATCTAGCGCTCTACATCCATGTGCCCTTCTGTCATGTGCGCTGTCTCTACTGCGCCTGTGACACGACGGTGACGCATAGTCTGGAGAAAGTCGACCAGTATCTCGACGCACTCGAGCGCGAGATGGACATGGTGACGGAGCGCATCGGTCGGCGTCGTCCGATTCAGCAGCTCCATGTCGGCGGCGGCACCCCGAACCATCTCAACGAACCGCAACTGGCACGATTGATGGAGATCGTCGAGAGCCATTTCGAACTGGCTCCCGAGTCCTGCGCCTCCATCGAGTGCAACCCGCGTCGTGCCTCGGTCGGTCAGCTCGAACTCATCCATGGCCTAGGCTTCGAGCGTATCAGCTTTGGCGTCCAGGATCTCAATCTCGACGTGCAGCGCGCCATCGGGCGGGTACAGTCGCTCAACATGGTGCGCGATGTCTTCCTGACCGCACGCCAGACCGGGTTCGAGAGCATCAATCTGGATCTGGTCTATGGGTTGCCGTTCCAGACTCCGCGCGGCTTCCAGGCGACTCTGGACCAGGTGCTGGATCTGGGGCCGGATCGGGTCGCCTGTTTCAGCTATGCCCATGATCCCGCCCGCCGCCCCCACCAGCACGCCATCAACACCGCCCATCTCCCGACCCCCGCCGAAAAACTCGCGCTCTTCCATCGCGCCGTGCGCACCTTCACCGAGGCCGGTTATCGCTGGGTCGGACTGGATCTGTTCGTGCTCGAAGACGACGAGCTCTATGAGGCGCAGGTCGACGGGCGGCTCTATCGCAACTCGCTCGGCTACACCACCAGCGCAGACCGTCAGGTACTGGCGTTCGGGCCGAGCGGCACGGCCGAACTGGCCGATGCGCTGATCCGCAACGAAAGCGATCTGCGTGTCTGGCAGATGCGGTTGAACAATGGTCAGTTCCCCGTGGCCTGGGGCCGGCGTCTCGACGAAGCCGACCGGCGTCGGCGTCAGGCTCTGCTCCATCTCATGTGCAATCTTCAGCTTCCGGCCAGTTCGGCGGCCGATCTCGATCACGAGTACGAACAGCTCTGCCGCAAGGCCGAGCAGGGTCTGGTCGAGATCTCGGAGGAGGGCATTCGGGTCACGCCCCAGGGGCGTTACATCCTGCATGGTCTCTGTTCCGATCAGGACGATCTGATCGATTGCAGTAGTAGTCAGTGGCGTTTCAGGATGTCCTCGTGA
- a CDS encoding phenylacetate--CoA ligase family protein encodes MWDRAAETLPRAEREALQLERLRAQVERARRVPFYRDILNHRELGPHSIRSLDDVRRLPFTTKDDMRRQHPLGLLAVPRKELARIHGSSGTTGKPTFVGYTAGDLQIWSDLCARFLVAGGLRPEYTAQVAFGYGLFTGGFGLHYGIEKVGAAVIPVAAGNTRRQLEIMRDLDPEVLICTPSYALTIADTAREMGLEPRALPIRIGHFGGEPWTEDMRREIEEQLDIQAFNNYGLSEIIGPGVSGECMARTGMHIQEDHFLVECLDPETLEPVPEGEPGELVITALTREAMPMIRYRTRDIARLYRDPCPCGRTTLRMSRVTGRTDDMLIIRGVNVFPSQIEEALLRVEGTTPHYLIEVSRPGTLDEVHVKVEIHPEIFSDRMDRMQALCERISREIQTVAGIRAHVDLVEPRSIERFVGKAKRVLDKRGLTD; translated from the coding sequence ATGTGGGATCGGGCCGCCGAAACCCTGCCGCGCGCCGAGCGCGAGGCGCTGCAACTCGAACGGCTGCGCGCCCAGGTCGAGCGCGCGCGGCGCGTGCCCTTCTATCGCGACATCCTCAACCACCGCGAGCTCGGGCCGCACAGCATCCGTTCGCTCGACGACGTGCGGCGTCTGCCCTTCACCACCAAGGACGACATGCGCCGCCAGCATCCGCTGGGACTGCTCGCGGTGCCGCGCAAGGAGCTGGCGCGCATCCACGGCTCGTCCGGCACTACGGGTAAACCGACCTTCGTCGGCTACACCGCCGGCGATCTCCAGATCTGGTCGGACCTGTGCGCGCGCTTCCTGGTCGCCGGCGGACTGCGGCCCGAATACACGGCACAGGTCGCCTTCGGCTATGGGCTTTTCACCGGCGGCTTCGGTCTGCACTACGGCATCGAGAAGGTCGGCGCCGCCGTCATCCCGGTGGCCGCCGGCAACACCCGCCGCCAGCTCGAGATCATGCGCGACCTCGATCCCGAAGTGCTCATCTGCACCCCGAGCTATGCCCTGACCATCGCCGACACCGCGCGCGAGATGGGGTTGGAGCCGCGTGCGCTGCCGATCCGCATCGGTCACTTCGGCGGCGAACCCTGGACCGAGGACATGCGCCGCGAGATCGAGGAGCAGCTCGACATCCAGGCGTTCAACAACTATGGCCTGTCCGAGATCATCGGCCCCGGCGTGAGCGGCGAGTGTATGGCGCGCACCGGGATGCACATCCAGGAGGATCACTTCCTGGTCGAGTGTCTCGACCCCGAGACCCTGGAGCCGGTTCCTGAGGGCGAGCCGGGCGAGCTGGTCATCACCGCGCTCACCCGCGAGGCCATGCCGATGATCCGCTACCGCACGCGCGACATCGCCCGGCTCTATCGCGATCCCTGCCCCTGCGGGCGCACCACCCTGCGCATGAGCCGGGTCACGGGCCGCACCGACGACATGCTCATCATCCGCGGCGTCAACGTCTTCCCGTCGCAGATCGAGGAAGCGCTGTTGCGCGTCGAGGGCACCACGCCGCACTATCTGATCGAGGTCAGCCGTCCGGGCACGCTCGACGAGGTCCACGTCAAGGTCGAGATCCATCCCGAGATCTTCTCCGACCGCATGGACCGGATGCAGGCGCTGTGCGAGCGCATCAGCCGCGAGATCCAGACCGTCGCCGGCATCCGCGCCCATGTCGATCTGGTCGAGCCGCGCAGCATCGAGCGCTTCGTCGGCAAGGCCAAGCGCGTGCTCGACAAGCGCGGCCTCACGGATTGA
- a CDS encoding 2-oxoacid:acceptor oxidoreductase family protein produces the protein MKVKNVVIAGLGGQGVLKASDILADAAFRAGFDVKKSELHGMSQRGGSVSSDVRYGEGLLSPMVPPGEADVLVVLEETQVEINRPTLRAGGVLIGPDVIAPESLKNKKSLNVALLGAASTVLDIADEHWIAAMHANLAEKLHTLNEQAFEIGREAARARAA, from the coding sequence ATGAAAGTCAAGAACGTAGTCATCGCCGGACTCGGCGGTCAGGGCGTGCTCAAGGCGTCCGACATCCTGGCGGATGCGGCCTTTCGCGCCGGCTTCGACGTCAAGAAGAGTGAGCTGCACGGCATGAGCCAGCGCGGCGGCTCGGTGAGCAGCGACGTGCGCTATGGCGAGGGTCTCCTCAGCCCCATGGTCCCGCCGGGCGAGGCCGATGTGCTGGTGGTGCTGGAAGAGACCCAGGTCGAGATCAACCGCCCGACGCTGCGGGCGGGCGGTGTGCTCATCGGGCCGGACGTCATCGCCCCCGAGTCGCTCAAGAACAAGAAGAGCCTCAACGTCGCCCTGCTCGGCGCGGCCTCGACCGTGCTCGACATCGCCGACGAGCACTGGATCGCCGCCATGCACGCCAATCTGGCCGAGAAGCTGCACACGCTCAACGAGCAGGCGTTCGAGATCGGACGCGAGGCGGCACGCGCGCGCGCGGCCTGA